ATTGTGCCCAAGTCACCAGCTTATATCCTAACGACATCCCTCACAGCGCGAAACACCGGTTCAGGGCACAGAACCTCATGAATGCTGCTTGAATGCCTAAACCCGTGACAACAGTCCAATGGACTCTCAATGTGAAGGTGAATAAGTGCACGCATACTATTTCTAAAACTTACCCCAGATACAAATGCAGCGCTAGTGTGTTCATAGAACACAGTAGCACCCTCAATGTGAAGGCAAATAATACAAAGCCCAAAGAAAGGCTTGTTTTGCCTTACAGTGTAGTGGGCTGTGGGGATATTACCTAATTTTCTTCTGTGTAAATTTTCTTTTGTAATGAAACCCAATGGCACAAGGAGTGCTCATTTTGCTATCTGAAGCACATTTGTTTTAACAAATGTTCCTCTCCGATTTCTCTTTCAGGTCACTTGTGACGCCAAGTggtagtaggaggaggaggaaaaggtagggaggtcaaccagatgcgCATGCGGTTTGCTATTCTATTCAAGGGGAAGGGTTTAAGGCATGCGACAAAGAGAGGGAGGAAGGTGCTATCACTGTGAATATGTGTGGTTGTCCATCACTTCATGCCTGCAGTCGGTCACAGGCCAGTCCGTTGCGTGAGCTGTATAGCCACAGCCGTGGTATAGCAACGCCCACGTCGCTTTGTAAACATGCGACGCGTGGAATGATAGTCCAAGAATGCTTGTCTGAAATCGGTCTGTTGTCTAGTCGGTTTAACACACTCTGAGAGTTTGCGGGAGATTGGGGGGTGTGAAAGTGTGGCTCAGTGCCACTGTGTCACGATGATGTTACGGATCTTGGAGTATATTCTCTTGTTTTGgtgcacaaaaaaaattactcgAAATTTGCTGCAATTGAGTCCCTGgttagaatgcaatgtagtcaTTTTCCATGAGCAGACCTGTGCAGATCCTTTCATAATACATGACATCATGGCGAGTTGATGTGGGAATGTCAAGTAGGTGTTGCCACATCTGCTGGCTGACAAAGCCAACACGATGGTAAGTCCGACGGTAAGCTATAGCGGCTACTTTGCTATTGCATGAGCGCGATTTACTAGTGAAGCGTAACCTAACGTTCTTCTTTGGCATCCCTTTCAGGTCATCGGGGATGGCAAGTGCTGTTTTCGGGCAGCGACAAAGACTGTGTTTGCAGGAGAATTCTCGCAACACTGCAGGAATAGATTGCAGGATGTTCCCGGGCCAGTAATCTCTGAAGGAGGAGGGCACATAGCAGCCACCATTGTGCACGAAAAGCCTGGTCACCGTGTGTTGTGCATGCTAGATGTTGTGCAAAGTGCAAACTGGTGGTGTATTTGTATATTTATTAGAAGGGTGGACAGAAAGTTGTGACTTGCAGGTTTAGATGATATGTATTCCTGAACTAAGAGAATCCACAGGAAATGAATGTACTGTTTAACTAAACCCCGAGGTTACCTATGTGCAAATTATCTGTGCGCATATTAGAGCACACACTAAAAACTGTCAAGTAGTCAATGCAACAACACTGTCCCAATACGTAGGAGGAAATGTGAAGGAGGACCCAAGGTTACAAGCAGCAGGGAGCTCACAACTCTGCATGATTTTGTTGCTACCAGTGGCCCGATTAGCAGTGGTGAAATCTCTTCTGCAAAATTAATGGCCTTTGAGATGTGCGTGACGCCACCACATTTTTGTGAAGTCATTTTCTCGCGGTGCATTCTAACGTACATGAAATGTGGAAACGTTAATAGATTATGTAGTGTTGGGATGTGGCGAGTTGTACAAGTTTAGCCGTGGAGAGGGCTAAATCAGGTTTAAATGAATTCCGAATTTCGACGCGCTGTTCTAAACACTGGCGCGCATTTTTTGAGGTTAGCGTTATATTATGCAACACGATGATGACAGGCGAAAACAAACATGAGTAGTGGCAATAAATTTGGCAACAGTGAAGCTTGCCTCATCTGGTACTTTTTTGCTGCAGTCATGTCTCCGCCATATGTCTACGTCGTCAACGAAATGCGGATGTAATTGCGGAAGCGCGCTGGGTGCGCGGCGGGCGTTACGAACAGGCCGCAGCGGCCATTTTTGGTCGTCTGCTCGAGGCCGGCGATGCAGACGGTGCGCTGCCGTCGCTTTCGCGTAAGACCCATCTACTTCGTTGTGAGTTGCCGTCTGGTTCTTTCCTCACTCCCGCACGCTGTTATGGAGAAAGTACACGTGAGAGAGAGCGGGACGGCGAATTGTTTTCGCTTGTGAAAGTGAATTTGGGGAAGAGAGAAACAAGATTGTGCGGAGGAGGATCCGCACAAAGTGGCTCGGCACGCTTGCGCGCCGTGTTGCTGCAGTGTTGCGCGCGGTGGCGCGACTCGATTTCTTTCCGCGTTTCACGTGATTGCCGT
This genomic window from Dermacentor albipictus isolate Rhodes 1998 colony chromosome 9, USDA_Dalb.pri_finalv2, whole genome shotgun sequence contains:
- the LOC139049833 gene encoding uncharacterized protein isoform X2, which produces MSPSESWTDKEDATFPIVPRTSSLSAFGPGFSLRSLVTPSGSRRRRKRSSGMASAVFGQRQRLCLQENSRNTAGIDCRMFPGQ